The DNA region AGAACGGTTGAACAAACCAATGTTGTCCAGCCCCAAGAAACCACCTTCGAAGACGTTCTTgccctcaacatccttgCGGTTGACCCACCAAGTGAAGTTCAGCAACAGCTTCTGAAAGACTCTCTCGAGGAAGTCGAGATCCTGCCTCCCATACAGCTTGCGCTCGATCTTGAAAGTACGGAACGTAGCCCAAGCGTGAACAGGAGGGTTGACATCGCCAAAGTTCCACTCGTACCTGCAAATTATCAGTCGGGAACCACTTCACATACATGCAAAATTCAAGACTTACGCAGGCAGCTGGCCGTTGGGATGGCAGTACCACTCGCGGGTAAACAGATCGAGCTGTTTCTTGGCGAACTCGGGGTCGATCATGGCCAAGGTGATGCAGTGGAAACTTGTATCCCATGCAGCAAAGAAAGGATATTCCCAAGAATCGGGCATGGATAGAATATCGTCACAGTAAAGGTGCTTCCACGCAGAATTGCGTATGCCCTTGCGAGACTCGGGTGGGGGAGGCTGGCTGGGGTCACCGTTGGCCCATTCCTCCCAGATGAAGAGGTAATGCTGCTTGCACCACATCATGCCGGCAAAAGCCTGGCGCTGAATATTGCGAAGATCATCGGCCATGGGCAGAGGGCTAATGTGGTAGTAAAAGTCATCGgcctcttctctcctcttctcgatCAGGTCATCAAACTCCTCTTCATCGAGGTAGGTCTCAGGCTTCCTGGAGAATCGGAAACGGACAACTTTGAGATGGTCAGTCAATCTTCTTGAGGAAAAGATAGGAAGAGGTAAACATACCGGCGCACTCTCCAGGGCCCACACCGCCGCCTTCGTTGAAAGAGTACCATGCGGCAGCCTTGGTTCCCGTCTGGGCCGGGTTGATAGCACCCTTCTCGCCATCGACGATGTACCTATGGAAAGCGTCCTTGACATATGGCTGCTCATTTTTGCCCTTGTAAAGCAGCTCATAGTTGGTGTCGTTCTCAGTGAACATGAACTCGGGGTGCACATCATCCCCGCTGGGTCCTACgccgggcgagggtgagAGAAGGACATAGCGGTCTCCGAGTTTGTGATGCTTGGACTTGAGAAGATTCTCATCAGCAACCCCGATAGCTGGCTTGTTCTCAGGCGGTTCGCGACCCCAAGCCCACGTGTTACGGAACCACACATGAGGGACAATGTGCAGCGGTGCAGGGTCTGGGCCTCTGTTCCACGCAGTCACACGGAAGAGGAGCTCATCCGGatcgtcatcctccttgGCGGTCTCGATGAAGATATCCCAATACCGGTCCTCGTCAAAGATGCCCGTGTCGAGGATCTGGTactccttgtcctccttgccTCGCTTGGCATTCTCCTTGAGCAAGTCCTCGTATGGGAAGGCCTTCTGAGGGTACTTGTAGAGATATTTCATGTACGAGTGCTGCAGTCATGCGTAAGTCAAGCGTTAAACTTCGGCCGTTCCATCGTCTGCATGAAGGTCTTACCGTCTGCAGGAACATGTGGTTAGCGCAAGCCGATTTAGGGTTTCTGGGGTGCAGGTGTGTCAATGGCACTTACAGGAGTGTTATCCAGATGGAAATGGGCTTCCTTGATACTTTCGCCATGGTTGCCCTGAGGGTTAGACAAACCAAAGAGACGCTCCTTCAAAAAGGGGTCCTGCCCGTTCCAGAAAGCAAAGGCGATGTTCTGGTAGCCGTGGGTGTCGCAGACACCGGCAatgccatcctcaccccATCGGTAGGCGCGGGATCTCGAATGCTCGTGGGGGAAATCTGCCGATCGGTTATTATGTGAGTATCCCGCACTACGAGAAGGAGGGGTAGCACCGTAACATGACACACGAGGGATCACTCACGGCTCCAAGCATCACCATCGGCACTGTAGTCCTCGCGCACTGCAGTTCAGTGTTAGATGAGGCATTCATGACCAATATCAATCAGTGCAGCAACTTGCCAGTAGCCCACTGTCTTTCGGCAACATAGGAACCCCACTTCTTCCAGTACTTTTGGCGCTTGCGATCCTCGTTGAGCCTCGATTCCTCGGCCGTCTGGAACTCGTGGCCGTCGAAGACAACCATTGTGTGTGATGCTGGGAGGCGAAGTGGCGGTAAAAAGTGAAGATGACCTCTGTGTCACCAGAAATGATAGCGGGATGGCTGGACACACCACCAAGCTGAGCGGTGGAGATACTAGTGAACGTGAGTATGGAGTACCTCGACGGTGCTCACTATCGAGTAGGTAGGGAGAGAAACGAATCAGGTGCAGGTCGACGACACACAGCAGATTCaggacacacacacagaatGGACGGATAGATGGACAGACAGATGGACGGACGAAGACGGCAATGATGGTCCTGAAAGGGGGGGGTAAGGTAAAATTCAATCAGGTGTGTGGCAGTGTGGcagtggtgggggtggaagCATGTGTTGGTAGGAGCCCAAGTGCCAAGGCCATCTGTGCCTGTGACGTCAAAGATAATTGCGGCACCCGCCCACTGTGCCTCCCACTGccagggggttggttgacaATGGTCGAGACCGCCAGAGCCTCTGCCGCATGGCGCTGCTTGGCGAGATCTCGAGATCCACCCGTTCTCAACGGGCTGGGCATCAACAGAATGGCATCTTATCGGCGCTGGATTCCGTGAAGCCGCGGGATGGATAACAGCTTGCCATCCCCTCCCGCCTCCGCTTCCTCACGAGATTGTTGAGGGCAAGGCGAGATAGGCtgaacaacaaacaaacaaactgATATCAGATCGAAATCGAGGCCATCCCAGACGCCTTGCTTCTCTCCACAGTTGGATATTTTAAGCGCGGAATCCTTGTCCCATCGCCCAACCAACCGATCCCGGCTCCGGCACCACGCCgtacaccaaccacccccgaGCTGCGGTCCGAACCAGCATGTAGCTTGCTGCTTGACAGCTTGGTAGCTTGGAGCTCGTTCCCAGCTTGTGTCAGTATCACACAATCTCTATTGCCGTTGCGGGAAGATTCGTGCCCGATTGGGTCCAAGGTTACCTTTGGTTTCCGAGCGGTCAATTTTGATGTCAACAGAATGAGTTGGCCATGtaggaagatggagatgataCTACCTTGGTGTAGTAGGTAGGCCCAACTTTTTTTCATGGCAATGTGAGAGAAGAGATTTCCTAGTGGCAAGGCGCAAACATCGGTTTCAAATCCAATTGGGGAAAGACCGTTGAATTTCTCGCTTCCAGGTAAGGCAGGAACTATCTGGGTGGCCACTGACAACAGAAGAGATGGCagcttcctcatcttcccaCAATTATCACGCAATGGAAAAAGCGTTCGGTATAGGTTCATTACACTTACCGCTGATTACCAGCCCTAAACAcacaagagaaaaaaaaaaaaactcttTTCCCAACTCCAATCATCAAACATGGACTCGTCACATCAGCTTCACCAGGACATGTAGCACTCCATTATCTCCTTGCCTAGACCTCAGTCTCGACATCAGGCTTCCTTCCACTCAAGCTTCCCATCTTTGTCACCCTCCTGGCAGCAAAAAGTGCCTCGTTCTTGGCAAACTGGACGTTACGCATGGGCTTCCCTATCCGACATGTCAGTAGCTGTAAACATAAGGTACCTATCTATCCAATGGTTCAAATGACTTACATTGCATCAGACCCCGATGCTGACGGTGCAGATCCCGCTTGCGCTCCTTGTAGTCCTTGTACTGCTTAATGGGATTCTTGCTGCTCGAGGATCTGGCCGTATTCTTGCTGTCCATCGACGCTCGACTGTCACCCGTCTCACGGCTATCAGTCCTGAACGTGTAATTCTCCGAGCTCTCGCCGCTGCTTCGCTCAATGCCATCCTCGTGCGTGGCATCGTTGATACCCAagtcaacatcctcatcgtctgTCGAATGACTGCTCTCGTAGTCAGTTGTACTCAGGTCCTCAGATTTCTGCCTGCTCCGTCGAGCAGCCAACAGCGCCGCCGGATCATCCCCAAAGGCACCGCTCCAGTCAGTCCCGTCCTTGGCCAAccacttcctcttctcttcctgaGATGCATTGCGCAAGACATCTCGTTCTCGTAACAAGCTTTCGTCGTGGAGCCTCTGCACCAGCGGAGGCACCTCGGCAGCGACATGCTCGCCCCTCACTCCCTCGGCGTAGCAAGCCTCCCAGGTTTCAATAGTTTCCCGAGAGTTGTTATCGCTCACGAAGCGAAGGTGGTCCTGGTCCGTCCCCGGCTTGAACCGGCCCCTGAATCTCAGTCTGCCAATCTCCTCCACTTTGAGGCACGGTAGAGAGGAGCAGTTCTCCTCGGTAATGTAGTTTTGCGAGAGCCTCAGGCCGTTGTTGCACCTCCAgatggggatgttgaagtccttctcctccgagTCTGGCACGTCACAAAGCCAAAAGGCAGCAAACGTATCCGTCTTTCTCCGCTTGCCGCTTGGGTGAAATTCAAAAAACACCGGGCTGCGGTATCTGAACCGAACCGGCAATCTAACCTTCTGGGCTTTGCCTTCACCGGAAATATCCCATTCGATGCCGTTTCCTTCCTGGGTGCCATGGCAGAACGAGCCCTTGATGGAAGCAGAACTGCCGCCAGTTCTCAGCTTCAGCTTGGTGTTCTCTCCAGGGTTGTAGTTCACAGTGGAGACCCTGTCAGACAAGAACTCAAAGGTGCCTACCTCCCCGAAACTAAGCTCGTTGCGTGGAAGTCTGAGCTCAACACTCCTGAACAGCAGGCTGATTCTGATTCTGCCGAACCCAATGCCACCATCGAGAGGGTACCACCGTGTGCTCTGGCTGCTGGTCTGCAGCACATCTGAAAGCTTGAGAGGAACGACACCGATGATTGGGTCGTGTTGCCGGTTTCTGGAGTCGCGGACAGTGACAGTGACGATGGCAGACCTCCAATCTCTCACAAAGCGCTCGGTACCAGCTTCGAAGATAGGCTTGGATGACACCACCTTGGTGCGGGTCTTGTACACCAGCTCGTCGTTGAGCAAGATGGTGCAGTATGAGCTCGGCAGCTtctttccttcctcttccttgatCTCTCCGGCATCCCGGGCGGGTTCATACTCCCTGCCCTTTCTCTTGCCGTTCGAGCCCTTGACATCTTCGAGCTCCAGACTCACAATTTGGTGAACAACGATAGACAAGATACCAGAAGGCCAGAGCGGGTCAGGAGGGGTGTGGACAACCGCATCTTCCTCCGCAGTCTCCAGAGTGCCCTTGTCGTCCTGCAGATCCTTGTGGTCCTGCAGAGCCTTGGGCAATCTGGGGTCCTTGCCGTCCGTTCGGAGCGCAGACCTGAACTTGGTCTTGTCAAAGTAACCGACTTCCCAGTACAGCTCACCAGGCATGCTGCTCTCCGCCTTGACACCCCTAAGCTTGGAGACTTGCGAGAACATCCTGCCCGGGTGTTGAATGAGCTCCTGGATCGAGAGTTCCACCTTgccgacgacatcatcagccGAACCCCTGTCTGAATCCCAGAGCTCCAAACTAAGCTGCTCGTccgccttgatgatgtcgggGGTGACCAGGAGAGCGCAGGACTCGTTGAAGATGGGGTTCAGATCATCCTGGATGACCCTGGTGCAATACTGGGGCTTCCCAAACTTGGAGAAGGAAACACAGATGTACGGATCCGACCCCCCACCCTCGGAGCCCCGCCTGTCCTGCTTTGACAATCCGATGGCCTTGTGGATCTTGATGTACAAGACTCCCAGGGCATTTGTCTCCTTTTTGATGGCATCACCCTGAAGCATCTTGCCAATGTCCAGTGTCATTGACTTGGGAGCGACGTACATATTGGCCGCAGTGGCGATGGCCCAGTTGACAaagttggagatgaggggcaggttgaggatgttggcCCCCTTTTCGATCAGGGGAACACAGCTCGCCTCGACCTTGGGCAAGCCCATCAAAGTAAAGCTTAGGGTCTTGATGAAGGGCGGGTTAGGAGCCAGCGCGATTCTCAAACGAACGGTGGCGACCAGTCTGTTCAGTTCGACCCAGATGGGGAAGGGAACACCAAAGAGACCCTTGATACCGAGGTAAAAGATCAGCTGCATACCCATGTTCTTGGCCGCTTTGCTCGACACATCACCGCTAGATGGCAAAGAGTGGTATGCAACAGTCGCTTCGAGGTTGTAAAAGTCACCTCCTTGCTCATCGGCCGCCATCTCTTGAGGATCCTTGGTCTTTTCATCTTGCTTCCGGATATCCTCCTTGAGGTCCTCTACGTGCGAGTCGGGAAGTGCTCGCAGACTAAGGATGCGTAACGGGTTGCTGCCCTGGGAGATGTCGTTGACCTTGACGTTTTCAATAACACCGGGAACGGAGGCCTGCATGACATCTTCCAGAGTATCAGCCACCGCGGCGAACATCTCGGGATTCACTAGGCCCCAGATCAGCCCCATGGCGGTATTCAACCACTCAACACTCTCCGGAATGAGGTTCACAACGGCGGTCtctcccctcttcttctccgccgcccaCTCGTTGGCACGCCCTTGCTTGATGAGGTCCTTGGCCCAAAGGAAAATACCCGAGCTGATGACGGCCGCCAACGGGATCAGACCCCAAAGCGAGCCACCAAACATTTTGCCAATGAGCACGATGCCGAAGAAGACGGCGGCGCAGAGGACATTGGCGCGGGCTTCGATGCTCTCAAACATGCCCTCGAAGCTGATGCTCGGGGTCGGGTGGAAGAGCACGTTGGTCGCCTCGCCGTGGATGGGCACGTCCGAGGTGGCGCCCTTGTGGACGGGGTCCGGGGGGGCGGTTTCATCTTGGGCTTTTCGGTATTCCTCGCCGGACTGGTCCGGTGATGTGgccaaggttgtgggtttGTTCAGATTCGCGTTGGGGACGGTTAACTAGCGGATTTTGTGTGTCAGCACGGCCTCCATCTGCGTACCACCATGATGAAAAAGGGGAACTAACCTTGGGCTCGGCAGCGTTCTTGACATGGTCGGAGGTGATGTCTACTACTTCGACTTCGTTTCCCGTTACGGGGTCGGTCACGGTACGCCTGTTTTTGCCGGCGCTGTGGGTGGGTACGTGATCTTGAACGTCGCCGCCGTTGGCTTGGGGCTGAACAGGTCCATGGCGAAGGCGGTGCTCGCGCTCTTCGACCTTTTTGTCTCGGTTCTTCTTGTCTCGGTCGAGGCTTTCGGCGAACTGCTTGATGTTTGGGATGCGGTTGGTGCCGGAGTAGTGCTGGCCCGTTACCGGGTATTGGTGGGCTTGGTAGTTGCTCATTGTTGCTGGTTATTCATGAATGAATCGTCTATCATTAAACTTGACGACGACTAGTGATCCTAGAGAGGGTGCAGGTTGTACCCTTGGAAAAAGGCAACGGCAGTAGCTGTAGGTGGGAGTAACCTACTGCATGAAACGTTgaagggtgggtgggaggggaagtggaaaggtaggtaaggaggacaggtaggtaggtaggtattaAATTGCTATGTAATGTATATGGGCGTTCAGCCTcaacgagagagagagagagggactATTATATCATAGgcagctccccctcccggcCACACCAGTTCAAGTTTCTCAGGCGAGTACGAGAGTTTCAGACGACAACAAAGCTTCGGGAAGGGGGagctcttcctgctcttATTACGTAGCACGAGAAATATGTGACAGCCCTACACCACCGGAAAGAGCTTTGAAACAAGACAATCAGTGAAAAGGCAAGGATGAGAGGTAGGTATCCTGGTTGGTGGATCATGGAGGGAAAGGAGATGAATggatgggttttgggggggtgatggagatgtATGACGtctgtggttgtggttggtttgggttgggtgatgtCATGGGGCCCCACTTTTAACGTGTGTGTATGTAAGTGGGAGCAAAGACTCATGGTACGCAGCTTGGGAAGTTGTGGGGAATGGAAAAAGATGGGACGGGGATCTGTGTTACCGatcttttgggaggggggaagggtggtaGGATCTGATCGGAGGGGGTGTCAACCGAGATCACGATATactgagggggggggttttgaGGATCATCTCGACGTGTGTTTTCAGGATAACTCAAATCGAGAGAGAACAGTGTGGTATTGATGCAAATTTGTATTTTATTTTAGATTTCCTCTCCTCTCGGGAGATTTTGTAACACATGATTATTTGGTATCCAATTCCCATCATATCCATCATGTTCATGTCCATCATATACATATTCCCAGCCCTTCCCAATCCAATCCATCTCTTCCCAATCCTGATGCCAGaaaccccccaacaacaacaaaaaaatcAACCTCTCACCTAGgcaatcaaccccccctcagcCACCCTCCACGGCGCACCCACCGGCCTAGCAGTCATAGTCGgggtcccctcctccatctccacatcctccccccccaccatgaccctccccttcccttgGTAGGTATAATGATTGTtttcctcctgctcctccacagAAGTAAAAGAACTACTATCGCTCATCTCCACATCCTGTCCATTCCCGCCCCCAGCCGAGCTGAACGATCCTCTCAAACTCGAAGAATACCCGATTGTATGCTCAAACACGCTGTCTTGGGTGGACGAGGCGATGGATTCCACGCTGGGAGTGGGGGGCTCGATCGCCATTGCGGAGGAtagttgatgatgggcagTTGTTTGGATGGAGAGGtagggttgttgttgttgctggttaGGCATGGAAATATCCGCGTCGGAGGAATACCCCGAGTACCCTGATGAGTTGGACCAAGAACCCGGGCTTGAATGTGGGATGGGCAGCAATGAAgaagggatgggggttggctccctctcctctcgggtctgttgttgctcttgttgttgttgttgtgtgaTAGCAGGAGGAGCAACCGCCACCCCCTTTCCGTTCGTGCCGACTGTTGATTTTGATTGTCTCCCCCTTGGTCTTGGAGCCGGGACCGCAATCACAGGGACGGTAGTCGAGGCAGCCAGGGGGTGCTTTTTCCCTGTTGTCGGGATCGCCAGCGTTGGTaccgctgttgctggggtggttgatgaagaagaagggagactctcctccccgtcttcgTCCTGTCCAATCGTCCAgacccacctcctcttcttctccctcctttTCCCGCCCTTTTTCCTGATGCCGCCCGTGGAAGTAGGCGACAAAgctgatgaggaagaagtagTGGGTGTGCTGGCCCTCATGTCGGCCATGCGACGTCGCATTTCCTCAAACGGACCTGGTGTTTGCCCCCCGTCGCGGGTCAGGTTAGAGTAAGCCATGGTTTGGTCCAAGACTGTGGAGTTACTGTCAAGGTCGCCTTCGTCAGAGGTGACGGAGGGGCtgacgggggtggtgtcgtcgtcggctaCTAGGAGATCAATATGTGATCGGGTGTATTTGTGGGTTGTTATCGTTTGTTCCAGGGGTGAGTTATACGCCACGCGCCTGGCGGCTCTTtcttggaggcggagggaggtcCGCCTGGGGGAAATGTTCTGCCCTGTGGAGGGGGACAGGTTGGTGGTCAATGGTGGCAAGGGGGAGTTGCGGAGGATGGACCGTAGAGACCGGGGGTGGGTGTAGGGGAGCTTGGGGGTCATGTTGGCTGGCAAGGTGTTGGTTCTTCTTTTGAGGGATTGTGATGGCAAtgatggagctggagcggTGCTCTCTTGTTGAGACTGATTTTGATGCCGTGATGGGAGACCGGGCTTATTAGTGCTGTCAAAGGTAAAGACACGAGCGTTTGCGTCCTGGGCTTGGGCGGATAATGGGGGGGTGGCGGTCATGGCGCTGGGGAATTGGACCTCGCGGCTGACGGCGATGGCGGGGGATAGTGGTTGCGCAGTGAGAGGTGTGTCGAGATATGGACCTAAATAGGGGGTGTGCCTGGCTTTGGCGgttgctgccgttgctgttgctggcgcGGCATCTTGAGTTTGGGTTTGGAGCCGCAGTATTGGCCTACCGCTCAGCAGAGCCGTTGGCGGGTTTTCTTGAATCGGCGTTGAGCGGTCGACAGCGGTAGCGTAGACGTTTGACAGTGTGTTGAAGGCCGTAGGCGATTTCATGTCTACCGCtgccgccaccctcctcgatgTCCGTACACTGGGGCCATTGGCGATGGCTGTGATTTGAAGAGAGAGGCGTGGT from Podospora pseudocomata strain CBS 415.72m chromosome 3, whole genome shotgun sequence includes:
- a CDS encoding hypothetical protein (COG:G; EggNog:ENOG503NWVS), producing MVVFDGHEFQTAEESRLNEDRKRQKYWKKWVREDYSADGDAWSHFPHEHSRSRAYRWGEDGIAGVCDTHGYQNIAFAFWNGQDPFLKERLFGLSNPQGNHGESIKEAHFHLDNTPQHSYMKYLYKYPQKAFPYEDLLKENAKRGKEDKEYQILDTGIFDEDRYWDIFIETAKEDDDPDELLFRVTAWNRGPDPAPLHIVPHVWFRNTWAWGREPPENKPAIGVADENLLKSKHHKLGDRYVLLSPSPGVGPSGDDVHPEFMFTENDTNYELLYKGKNEQPYVKDAFHRYIVDGEKGAINPAQTGTKAAAWYSFNEGGGVGPGECAVVRFRFSRKPETYLDEEEFDDLIEKRREEADDFYYHISPLPMADDLRNIQRQAFAGMMWCKQHYLFIWEEWANGDPSQPPPPESRKGIRNSAWKHLYCDDILSMPDSWEYPFFAAWDTSFHCITLAMIDPEFAKKQLDLFTREWYCHPNGQLPAYEWNFGDVNPPVHAWATFRTFKIERKLYGRQDLDFLERVFQKLLLNFTWWVNRKDVEGKNVFEGGFLGLDNIGLFNRSEPLPTGGTLEQADSTGWMGFYCLNMLNIALELAKHRRIYEDIASKFFEHFILISDAMTWRMGQKEEQSLWNEQDGFYYDAISWGGPWIQQLPVRSLVGLIPLYATLTLEPELLNRLPSFKKRVEWFMNNRCDVAERTMHSIRKRGKGDRILLSLVNKERLLKICERMLDEDEFFSPYGIRSLSKYHKEHPYSMDVNGQTFKVGYVPGDSDSGLFGGNSNWRGPIWLCVNFLLVESLQRFYLFFGQDLQVECPTGSGDFMHLGHVSEEIQHRLQHMFARHDDGRRSINGNNDILDFDPNWRDYLWFYEFFDGDSGRGLGATHQCGWTGLIARMIHDTGVNCRLPQTPRTPSAGMAHYFDDILHRHLGGAQTPRTPMLSPRLRRSSTSRSIAARSDFDLNDLNGYDDEAGGGFPARKGSMAAPGMGQNGTNGLTLSQKLKGREEDEKHLHAYIHQQLEKVRLERGADGYSQGDEFEAHANE
- a CDS encoding hypothetical protein (EggNog:ENOG503NZ4W; COG:U): MSNYQAHQYPVTGQHYSGTNRIPNIKQFAESLDRDKKNRDKKVEEREHRLRHGPVQPQANGGDVQDHVPTHSAGKNRRTVTDPVTGNEVEVVDITSDHVKNAAEPKLTVPNANLNKPTTLATSPDQSGEEYRKAQDETAPPDPVHKGATSDVPIHGEATNVLFHPTPSISFEGMFESIEARANVLCAAVFFGIVLIGKMFGGSLWGLIPLAAVISSGIFLWAKDLIKQGRANEWAAEKKRGETAVVNLIPESVEWLNTAMGLIWGLVNPEMFAAVADTLEDVMQASVPGVIENVKVNDISQGSNPLRILSLRALPDSHVEDLKEDIRKQDEKTKDPQEMAADEQGGDFYNLEATVAYHSLPSSGDVSSKAAKNMGMQLIFYLGIKGLFGVPFPIWVELNRLVATVRLRIALAPNPPFIKTLSFTLMGLPKVEASCVPLIEKGANILNLPLISNFVNWAIATAANMYVAPKSMTLDIGKMLQGDAIKKETNALGVLYIKIHKAIGLSKQDRRGSEGGGSDPYICVSFSKFGKPQYCTRVIQDDLNPIFNESCALLVTPDIIKADEQLSLELWDSDRGSADDVVGKVELSIQELIQHPGRMFSQVSKLRGVKAESSMPGELYWEVGYFDKTKFRSALRTDGKDPRLPKALQDHKDLQDDKGTLETAEEDAVVHTPPDPLWPSGILSIVVHQIVSLELEDVKGSNGKRKGREYEPARDAGEIKEEEGKKLPSSYCTILLNDELVYKTRTKVVSSKPIFEAGTERFVRDWRSAIVTVTVRDSRNRQHDPIIGVVPLKLSDVLQTSSQSTRWYPLDGGIGFGRIRISLLFRSVELRLPRNELSFGEVGTFEFLSDRVSTVNYNPGENTKLKLRTGGSSASIKGSFCHGTQEGNGIEWDISGEGKAQKVRLPVRFRYRSPVFFEFHPSGKRRKTDTFAAFWLCDVPDSEEKDFNIPIWRCNNGLRLSQNYITEENCSSLPCLKVEEIGRLRFRGRFKPGTDQDHLRFVSDNNSRETIETWEACYAEGVRGEHVAAEVPPLVQRLHDESLLRERDVLRNASQEEKRKWLAKDGTDWSGAFGDDPAALLAARRSRQKSEDLSTTDYESSHSTDDEDVDLGINDATHEDGIERSSGESSENYTFRTDSRETGDSRASMDSKNTARSSSSKNPIKQYKDYKERKRDLHRQHRGLMQWKPMRNVQFAKNEALFAARRVTKMGSLSGRKPDVETEV
- a CDS encoding hypothetical protein (EggNog:ENOG503P20P) — encoded protein: MATSPQSPPKRPRLSLQITAIANGPSVRTSRRVAAAVDMKSPTAFNTLSNVYATAVDRSTPIQENPPTALLSGRPILRLQTQTQDAAPATATAATAKARHTPYLGPYLDTPLTAQPLSPAIAVSREVQFPSAMTATPPLSAQAQDANARVFTFDSTNKPGLPSRHQNQSQQESTAPAPSLPSQSLKRRTNTLPANMTPKLPYTHPRSLRSILRNSPLPPLTTNLSPSTGQNISPRRTSLRLQERAARRVAYNSPLEQTITTHKYTRSHIDLLVADDDTTPVSPSVTSDEGDLDSNSTVLDQTMAYSNLTRDGGQTPGPFEEMRRRMADMRASTPTTSSSSALSPTSTGGIRKKGGKRREKKRRWVWTIGQDEDGEESLPSSSSTTPATAVPTLAIPTTGKKHPLAASTTVPVIAVPAPRPRGRQSKSTVGTNGKGVAVAPPAITQQQQQEQQQTREEREPTPIPSSLLPIPHSSPGSWSNSSGYSGYSSDADISMPNQQQQQPYLSIQTTAHHQLSSAMAIEPPTPSVESIASSTQDSVFEHTIGYSSSLRGSFSSAGGGNGQDVEMSDSSSFTSVEEQEENNHYTYQGKGRVMVGGEDVEMEEGTPTMTARPVGAPWRVAEGGLIA